GTGGTGGAGGGCCGCGTTGTATGACTTGCCCAGTTTTACGGGATAAAGTAGAATAATCTCAACAACCCCTTTGCAATAATTTACTCTCAAGTCATAATTAACAATGTCGATACATAGACAGCAAGATAGGGGTTTTAGTAAATGTTTATCAAAATAAAAAAAAAGAATATTTTTATTTTTTGTGCATTGATTATAGTACCCTTTGCATTACTTCAGGTTTCTTGTTCAAGTAACACAATCTTAACTGAAAATTTAGAATTAACTTTACCAGAACAAAAACAAATGCTCTCAAGTATTAAAAGAAAAAATGACAATTTTTACTTGTCTAATTTAAAAGATTATTTACCGCCAAAAGAAAGTCAATTAATTAATGAAGCACAATTTAAAAATTTAGCTGTTTATAATGAAAATGCACGTGTATTGTCCGATTGGGTAATGAGAAATTTATCTCAAAAAGAAAAAACACAATTAGCAAGAAATTGTGAAGCTCTTGTGGGGAATTTTAAAACTCAATTTCCATTAAATGAGCAAACTTTACCATGTGCTGCATGGTGGATTGAAAGAAAAAATAATGAAGAATCAGCTTCTGTTAACAAAATTCCAATTCAACAAAATTATCGTACCCTTTTAAATAAGCAAAAACTTGATATTGCCAATTATCGTGGGATGAGTTTTTCTGAAGCATTTTCGTTAATGGAACCAGCAAATTTAACACAAGCACAAAAATTAACTGCTTCTGCTTTAGATTATTTACAAGACTGTTCTTATGCTGGTGCCAATTCAGCACTTTTATTACGCTTAGAAGCATTTTTACCCAATAAATCCGTTTATAATGATATTGAAAGAATATATACAAAAATTCAAAAGTGCTTGATTCCAAATATGGATCCAACTGAAAAAATTCATTTGCGCATTGGATTACTTAGATTAATTTCAGGCCATCCTAATTTAGCGAAAGAAGCACTCGAAAAAACCTTATTAGAAAAAGATCCCATTGAAAGTTCAAGGAGCTTATTTTGGTTGGGTGCTATTTATCAAAAATCAAAATCAACTCCAAAAGAAAATCCATATTGGCAACGCTTAATTAAAGAAAATCCCATTTCATTACCGGCAATCTTTGCTTCTCAACAATTAGGTATCGATCCAATAAATAATTTAGTTCCTGACGAGGAAATTACTTTACAAGCTCGTGATTCTTCTGGATGGAGTGATGATAATTTAGAAGCATTTATTTTTGATTTATTTAAAGCTAGAAATGACATTTCTGCAGCTACTGAATGGGCAGGTTATGTAGGAAGAACTAGTTCAGTTTCAAATCCAAATATGTTGCTATATTGGGCTTTAGCACAAAACTCAGTTAGAAATTACCGTTATTCAATTTTTATGCTTGGTAGATATGGAAAAAATGTTAAAAATTATCCGGTAAGTAGGACACTTTTAAATTTACATTTTCCAAAACCTTATCTAAAAGAAATTTCTGAAAATTCTGAAGATCTTGATCCTATATTTGTTCTTTCTTTAATACGTCAAGAAAGTGCATTTGATACTTATGCGCGTTCAATGGCAAATGCACGCGGACTTATGCAAATTTTACCAAGTACTGCCAAATCAATAAAAAGAAAAATATCATCAAATCACTTATATGATCCAGAAACAAATATTGAAATAGGTGTATCATATTTAAGTCGATTATTAAAAAGATATGATGGAAGAATAGAATACGTTTTAGCTTCCTATAATGCTGGAGCATCTAATCTTGATAAATGGAGAGAAAGGGTTCCGGAAAATAATATGATGTTATTTTGTGATTACATGCCATTTAAAGAAACAAGAAGCTATGTCTCTTTGATATTAAGAAATTATTATTGGTACAGTCGCATTATTGCTGAAAAAGATGATCTATTTACGAAGAAAATATTACAGCAAAGTGCAAA
This is a stretch of genomic DNA from Pigmentibacter ruber. It encodes these proteins:
- a CDS encoding lytic transglycosylase domain-containing protein, producing the protein MFIKIKKKNIFIFCALIIVPFALLQVSCSSNTILTENLELTLPEQKQMLSSIKRKNDNFYLSNLKDYLPPKESQLINEAQFKNLAVYNENARVLSDWVMRNLSQKEKTQLARNCEALVGNFKTQFPLNEQTLPCAAWWIERKNNEESASVNKIPIQQNYRTLLNKQKLDIANYRGMSFSEAFSLMEPANLTQAQKLTASALDYLQDCSYAGANSALLLRLEAFLPNKSVYNDIERIYTKIQKCLIPNMDPTEKIHLRIGLLRLISGHPNLAKEALEKTLLEKDPIESSRSLFWLGAIYQKSKSTPKENPYWQRLIKENPISLPAIFASQQLGIDPINNLVPDEEITLQARDSSGWSDDNLEAFIFDLFKARNDISAATEWAGYVGRTSSVSNPNMLLYWALAQNSVRNYRYSIFMLGRYGKNVKNYPVSRTLLNLHFPKPYLKEISENSEDLDPIFVLSLIRQESAFDTYARSMANARGLMQILPSTAKSIKRKISSNHLYDPETNIEIGVSYLSRLLKRYDGRIEYVLASYNAGASNLDKWRERVPENNMMLFCDYMPFKETRSYVSLILRNYYWYSRIIAEKDDLFTKKILQQSAKAKWRSDRVYALVAYTWNSEVDLKYKNILEKIYIFGNNSASISSNSNTQNWINEDKTQNRSYSNLDDENRTTFNINKSK